Part of the Nitrospinota bacterium genome, ACTTTCCAATTCCGCCGCGGCCGCGGAAGGGTTGATAAAGACGTCCGTTGAGGACGAGGTTGCTTCATACGGCTTTTCCCGCTCAATCGTAATCGAATCGATTGGCGAGGTGTCCCTGATGTCGTTGCCGATGCCGCTTTCCTGCGAAGAGTGGTTACGCGGGAGGTTTCCGGATTTCCGGATCGACCCCGATGTCATGGGCCGGTTTGCGTCGCTTGCGCAAGGGGAGGGGAGGCATCTGTTCGCCGTGCTGGACGCGGACAGGAAGGAGATTCTGGATTTTTCCGTTTCGGAGAAGATATACGGCCTCGCGGTGGATATTGGAACCACCACGATATCCGCATATGTGCATGACCTGCGGGATGGAAAATTGGTTTGTGTCGGCTCCACCGAAAACGCGCAGAACCGGTGGGGGCAGGACATTATCACCAGAAGCACCAGCGTGATCAATGATCCGTCATTGCTTGGCCCGCTGCAGCGGAGCCTCGTTGAAGGGATAAACTATCTTATTTCCACGTTTCACCAAAGCCACTCGCTGCCGAACAATCAAATTTACGATATGACCATCGTGGGGAACCCGGTGATAATCCATCTGCTGCTTGGATTGAACCCGGAACTGCTTACCCAGTCCCCTTTTATTCCCACGGTAACGGGGTGGATTTCCATGACGGCGGGGGACTTCCATCCCCCCGCCGATTTTTCCGTCAATCCGAAATGCAGGGTGGAGGTATTGCCAAGCATCGGCGGGTTCGTGGGGGCGGACGCCGTTGCCGGCGTGCTTGCCGCCTCAATGCATAGAAAGGATGAAATGTCGCTTTTTGTGGATATCGGCACGAACGGCGAGGTGGTTCTGGGGAACAAATCAAAGTTATTCTGCACTTCCGTCGCGGCGGGGCCGGCGTTTGAGGGGCCCAGCCTGACGCACGGCCACATGGTGAGAAACGGGATTATCAGTTCGATGAAGATAAACGGCGGCGGCGAGTTCGTCTTTAAAACTATCGGAGGCTCCGTGCCGCTGGGGTTGTGCGGTTCCGCCGTTATCGATATTTTATCCGAGTTCGTCCGCCACAAGTTGATCGATGACCGGGGGAAATTCCTGAATGAAGCGGAAAACCCGAACATCAAAAATGGGCACTATATCGTGGTCGCCAAGCAGAAGACCGCCATTTTCAAGCCCATTACCGTATCGGGCAAAGATATCGAGGAGATACAGAAAGCGAAATCGGCCATCCGCACGGCCATCGATCTTCTCATAATGGAGGCGCACATACGCCCGGAGGATATTCGCAATATTTATTTGTCCGGCACCTTCGGCGTTTCGATCAACGTCGAAAACGCGAAAATGATAGGGATGATCCCGGATTTCCCTTGGGCGAAAGTCCGGTTTATAAAGAACTCCGCGGGGGTCGGGGCGCGTATCGCCCTGCTCTCCCGCAACGCGCGGATGGAAGCCAGGGCCATCCCCGCCAGCGCGAAATACCTGAATCTCGCGAACCATCCGGAATTCATCGCCCACTTTATCGGGAATATGCTTTTTCCGGCGCCGCGATGAACCATCACTTTTATAAAAGCCTTTTGGATAACGCCAGCGACCTGATTCTGGCGGCCGACGTGGACGGGCGCATCACATACATTAACGGCAAAATCGCCGAATGGGGGTACGACAAGGACGAGCTTTTAGGAAAGCCGATGCTGGAACTGCTGAATGTGAAGCAGATGGGAAACCGCATGAGCGAGCCATCGGAGCTTGGCATCAAGCGGAAGTTCGAGATGGTCATAGAGGACAAGCGGAGCGCCCTGCACCGGGTGGTCGTCAGTTCGTCGCCGTTCCATGATCGCGGGAACAAGATCATCGGCGTCATGGTTATTATCCACGACGTCACCGGAACGCATACTCTCCAGGAAAAGCTTAAGCACGAGGAGCGGCTCGCCTCGCTGGGGCGGCTGGCCACCGGCATAGCGCATGAAATCCGCAATCCGCTTTCGTCCATCAAGATGAATCTCGCCATTCTCGGAAAAAAACTCAAGCTGCGCCCGGACGAACAGGCGCATTTCGAGATCGCCAACGAGGGTGTGGCAAATCTGGAAAAGATCGTCACCGAGTTTATCGACTACGCGAAGCCGATGCCGCTGAAAGTGGGACGGCAAAACCTCCACAAAACCATCGAGGACACCCTGGCGATGGTGGAGCCGCAATGCCTGGAAATGAATATTTCGGTGATCAAGGATTTCACGGCGGCCATGCCGATGGTTTCCATCGACAAGGTGAAGATTCAGCAGGCGCTTTTGAATGTCTTCCTTAACGCCGTCCAGGCTTCCCCAAAAGGGGGCGTGGTGGAGATCGCCACTGCACTTATCGAATCCCCGAACAGCCGCGCGCGGATAGAAGTGCGGGATCACGGCGGCGGCATCAGCGGCGAGGACATTCAGTTTGTATTCGATCCCTTTTTCACCACCAAGAGGCAGGGGACGGGGCTGGGGCTTTCAATTGTGCGGAGCATCATGAAGAGCCACAACGGGACGGTCGACATCGAATCAAAAAACGGCGTTGGGACGGTGGTGGTTCTGGAATTTCCCATCGGCTGAAAAACTCCCGTGTCATCCTGCGGGAGCGTTGGCGGCCGAGGATACCTTTCCCTGCTAGGGCTTCTTTCGTTTCCGCTCTTCCTCGAGATCGTGAAGTTCGGATTCGTTTAATCCGAAGTGGTGGCCGATTTCGTGCCACACCACTTCGCGCACAAGCTCCGTCATCTTTTCCGCGTCTCCATCGGCGAACGCCTCGATTGGTTGTTGAAAGATGGTGATTTTATCGGGCAACGCGCCGAAATATCCCGAATCCCGGTTGATTAGCGGAATGCCTTCGTAAAGGCCCAACAGCACCTCATCCCGCTTGATGCCGACCTCGCCCGATTTTTTGTGGCGGGGCCTCCGCTCAATCACTATTGCCACGTTTTTCATCGCTTCCCGCGCCTGCATCGGCAAGGCGGAGACGGCATCGGCAACAAGGCGTTCGAACATTTCCCTGCGCATATTAAAATCCGGTGTTTGACGGGGTGAAAGATTTCACGTTCATGCTGGATATCCTTCGGAACCAATTCCACCATACGGCAATGAGCGGGATATTTCAATGGACATCGCAAATGCCAAAAAAAAGCCCCGCCCGGAGGGGGGCGGGGCCGGTAAGCCGGTCGTGCCGGTTTAGCGTTTCGGCTGTTCGCCGCGGTCGGCCAACGCTTCCTTGTGGCTCAGGCGGATTTTCCGGGTGCGCTGATCGACGTCGATCACCTTTACCCAAATCTGCTCCCCTTCGGCCATCACGTCGGAAACGTGGTTGATGCGCTTGTCGGAAATGTGGGAGATATGCACCAATCCTTCGGTGCCGGGCGCGATTTCCACAAACGCGCCGAAATCGACGATGCGGGTGATCTTGCCGAGGTAGAGCTTGCCGATGGTGGCCGGCTCAATGATGGTTTCGATGAACGACTTGGCCTTCTCGGCATCGACGCTGTTGGCGGCGAAAATCTTCACGCTGCCGTCGTCTTCGATGTCGATCTGGGTTTTGGTCGCTTCGGTGATGGCGCGGATATTTTTCCCGCCCGGTCCGATGATGGCGCCGATCATGTCGTTCGGCACCTTCATGATGATCATGCGCGGCGCGTACTTTGAGATGTCCGGGGCGACGCTCGGCATGGCAAGCTGCATCTGGTCAAGGATGTGGAGGCGGCCTTTGAGGGCTTGCATCAGGGCCTGCTTCATGATCTCGATCTTGATGCCGGTCAGCTTGATGTCCATCTGAATGGCGGTGATGCCCTTGCGGGAGCCGGCCACCTTGAAGTCCATGTCGCCCAAGGCGTCTTCGATGCCGAGGA contains:
- a CDS encoding PAS domain-containing protein, whose protein sequence is MDNASDLILAADVDGRITYINGKIAEWGYDKDELLGKPMLELLNVKQMGNRMSEPSELGIKRKFEMVIEDKRSALHRVVVSSSPFHDRGNKIIGVMVIIHDVTGTHTLQEKLKHEERLASLGRLATGIAHEIRNPLSSIKMNLAILGKKLKLRPDEQAHFEIANEGVANLEKIVTEFIDYAKPMPLKVGRQNLHKTIEDTLAMVEPQCLEMNISVIKDFTAAMPMVSIDKVKIQQALLNVFLNAVQASPKGGVVEIATALIESPNSRARIEVRDHGGGISGEDIQFVFDPFFTTKRQGTGLGLSIVRSIMKSHNGTVDIESKNGVGTVVVLEFPIG
- a CDS encoding DUF4445 domain-containing protein, translated to MPQRVDTSAMNSSERVFSLLKFLEADRPPVIPEIFGVAATLTGETPRNYVSSGSVLAKCQIEARKMIGHDAVFAVADLCVEPEAIGCGIVYPEDNYPYVKEPVIQNPADFKKLSVPDPRTGGRMPEMLNAVRILKKEMGGCIPVVAGASGPMTIASRIMDIEKMLYMIVDEPARFREILDYCGEVCFTWMFALAAEGADIVIMSDPASSPSVLPAKIYREFAEGSVHSIFTRLKQAFPEKFTWYSVAGPLQNNTAIISYAGADITTVDYVVPIEAAMEYSGITAINGNVKPLLFLESNPDEIRAEARKLFKATRVRERFILGSGCEIPLYSAAENIKALVRAAEEEKTYFEEVNSHFKGAKTVSIFPHKKKIYVKPGSVLLDAINHSGVQVTSYCTRSGSCGKCLVKLKRGSAHYPGEPEYIQLQSRDGAPDERLACHIRVDEEMDIYIPYFSRILSNSAAAAEGLIKTSVEDEVASYGFSRSIVIESIGEVSLMSLPMPLSCEEWLRGRFPDFRIDPDVMGRFASLAQGEGRHLFAVLDADRKEILDFSVSEKIYGLAVDIGTTTISAYVHDLRDGKLVCVGSTENAQNRWGQDIITRSTSVINDPSLLGPLQRSLVEGINYLISTFHQSHSLPNNQIYDMTIVGNPVIIHLLLGLNPELLTQSPFIPTVTGWISMTAGDFHPPADFSVNPKCRVEVLPSIGGFVGADAVAGVLAASMHRKDEMSLFVDIGTNGEVVLGNKSKLFCTSVAAGPAFEGPSLTHGHMVRNGIISSMKINGGGEFVFKTIGGSVPLGLCGSAVIDILSEFVRHKLIDDRGKFLNEAENPNIKNGHYIVVAKQKTAIFKPITVSGKDIEEIQKAKSAIRTAIDLLIMEAHIRPEDIRNIYLSGTFGVSINVENAKMIGMIPDFPWAKVRFIKNSAGVGARIALLSRNARMEARAIPASAKYLNLANHPEFIAHFIGNMLFPAPR
- a CDS encoding metallopeptidase family protein; translated protein: MFERLVADAVSALPMQAREAMKNVAIVIERRPRHKKSGEVGIKRDEVLLGLYEGIPLINRDSGYFGALPDKITIFQQPIEAFADGDAEKMTELVREVVWHEIGHHFGLNESELHDLEEERKRKKP